One Oryzomonas sagensis DNA segment encodes these proteins:
- the hisG gene encoding ATP phosphoribosyltransferase, whose amino-acid sequence MNDWITIAIPKGRILEESVELFGRIGIDCRELLSDSRKLIFENTEQRMRYMIVRATDVPTYVEYGSADLGIVGKDTLMEQGKDLYEPLDLKFGYCRMMVAEPANLARTDDPSGWSHIRIATKYPHVAETYFASKGIQVEIIKLYGSIELAPLVGLSERIVDLVSTGETLRQNGLVEVESIAEITTRLIVNRASLKTKYERITHIIQGLEKELQST is encoded by the coding sequence GTGAATGACTGGATTACTATTGCAATACCGAAAGGCCGCATCCTGGAAGAATCGGTGGAGCTGTTCGGCAGGATCGGCATCGACTGCCGGGAACTGCTCTCCGACTCCCGCAAGCTGATCTTCGAGAATACGGAACAGCGCATGCGCTATATGATCGTGCGCGCCACCGACGTCCCCACCTACGTGGAGTACGGCAGCGCCGACCTGGGTATCGTGGGCAAGGACACGCTCATGGAACAGGGCAAGGACCTGTACGAGCCGCTGGACCTGAAGTTCGGCTACTGCCGCATGATGGTGGCCGAGCCGGCCAACCTGGCCCGCACCGACGACCCCTCCGGCTGGTCCCACATCCGCATCGCCACCAAGTACCCCCATGTGGCCGAGACCTATTTCGCCTCCAAGGGGATTCAGGTGGAGATCATCAAACTGTACGGCTCCATCGAGCTGGCCCCGCTGGTGGGGCTGTCCGAGCGGATCGTGGACCTGGTGTCCACCGGCGAGACCCTGCGCCAGAACGGCCTGGTGGAGGTGGAGAGCATCGCCGAGATCACCACCCGGCTGATCGTCAACCGCGCCAGCCTCAAAACCAAGTACGAGCGGATCACCCACATCATACAAGGACTGGAAAAAGAGCTTCAGTCCACATAA
- the murA gene encoding UDP-N-acetylglucosamine 1-carboxyvinyltransferase: MDKLVIKGGKKLAGEVRVSGSKNASLPIFVATILNSGMNQISNVPFLRDINTTIKVLESLGATIEGNGNIVRIDSAGIRNHEATYELVKTMRASVLVLGPLLARFGKARVSLPGGCAIGARPINLHLKGLQALGAEINLEHGYVEAKARHLKGARVNFDISTVGGTEHLLMTAALAKGETVLENAAREPEIVDLAQMLNLMGAKIEGAGTDTIHIQGVTELSPVSYSVMPDRIEAGTFMIASAITGGDVKIHGMKLEHLDALVFKLQDAGVEITSHDNVVRVKAPRKIRSINIKTRPYPGFPTDMQAQFMALMCVADGASVISENIFENRFMHVSELQRFGADITIEGNSATVKGVRKLSGAPVMATDLRASASLILAGLAADNVTEISRIYHLDRGYESIEKKLAGLGADIKRVQE; the protein is encoded by the coding sequence GTGGACAAGCTTGTCATCAAGGGCGGGAAAAAACTAGCGGGCGAGGTGCGGGTCAGCGGTTCCAAGAACGCCTCCCTGCCGATCTTCGTGGCCACCATCCTGAACTCCGGGATGAACCAGATCAGCAACGTGCCCTTCCTGCGCGACATCAACACCACCATCAAGGTGCTGGAATCCCTGGGCGCCACCATCGAAGGCAACGGCAACATCGTCAGGATCGACTCCGCCGGTATCCGCAACCACGAGGCGACCTACGAACTGGTAAAAACCATGCGCGCCTCGGTGCTGGTTCTGGGGCCGCTCCTGGCCCGCTTCGGCAAGGCCCGGGTCTCCCTGCCCGGCGGCTGCGCCATCGGCGCCCGCCCCATCAACCTGCACCTCAAGGGGCTCCAGGCCCTGGGTGCCGAGATCAACCTGGAACACGGCTATGTGGAGGCCAAAGCCCGCCACCTGAAAGGGGCGCGGGTCAACTTCGACATCTCCACCGTGGGGGGCACCGAGCACCTGCTGATGACCGCGGCCCTGGCCAAGGGGGAGACGGTCCTGGAGAACGCCGCCCGTGAGCCGGAGATCGTCGATCTGGCCCAGATGCTCAACCTCATGGGAGCCAAGATCGAGGGGGCCGGAACCGACACCATCCACATCCAGGGGGTCACCGAACTCTCCCCCGTTTCCTACTCCGTCATGCCGGACCGCATCGAGGCCGGCACCTTCATGATCGCCTCCGCCATCACCGGGGGGGACGTGAAGATCCACGGCATGAAGCTGGAACACCTGGACGCGCTGGTCTTCAAACTCCAGGACGCCGGGGTGGAGATCACGAGCCACGACAACGTGGTGCGGGTCAAGGCGCCCCGAAAGATCCGCAGCATCAACATCAAGACCCGCCCCTACCCCGGCTTTCCCACGGACATGCAGGCCCAATTCATGGCCCTCATGTGCGTGGCCGACGGGGCGAGCGTCATCAGCGAGAACATCTTCGAGAACCGTTTCATGCACGTCTCCGAGCTCCAGCGCTTCGGGGCGGACATCACCATCGAGGGGAACAGCGCCACGGTCAAGGGGGTCAGGAAACTCTCCGGCGCGCCGGTCATGGCCACCGACCTGCGGGCGTCGGCGTCCCTGATCCTGGCCGGCCTGGCCGCGGACAACGTCACCGAGATCTCCCGCATTTATCATCTGGACCGGGGGTATGAGTCCATCGAGAAGAAGCTGGCAGGGCTGGGAGCGGATATCAAAAGGGTACAGGAGTGA
- the hisD gene encoding histidinol dehydrogenase, which yields MLFLDIRDNDFTEKFGAILARGEETGREVEQTVLGIIADVRKRGDAAVLELTRRFDRLEAASVAELEVTPAEIEAAFAQVDEADAAALKLAVERVARFHEKQKQQTWISTEEPDIMLGQKVTPLARVGIYVPGGKASYPSSVIMNAVPARVAGVGEIIMVAPTPGGQINPHVVVAAKLAGVDRIFRLGGAQAVAALAYGTETIPKVDKITGPGNIYVATAKKLVFGAVGIDMIAGPSEILVISDGSGNPVHIAADLLSQAEHDELASSILITTDRAFGERVAAEVERQLAQLSREAIARASWDKYGAVIVAADLDEVIAFSNRIAPEHLELAVADPFAILSRITNAGAIFMGHWTPEAAGDYLAGPNHTLPTGGTARFFSPLSVDDFVKKSSIVYFSEGGLKRLGSDIMRIAGLEGLEAHGKSVGKRLA from the coding sequence ATGCTATTTCTCGATATACGCGACAACGATTTTACTGAGAAGTTCGGCGCCATCCTCGCCCGGGGCGAAGAGACCGGCCGGGAGGTGGAACAGACCGTGCTCGGCATCATCGCCGACGTGCGCAAGCGGGGCGACGCCGCCGTGCTGGAGCTGACCCGGCGCTTCGACCGTCTGGAGGCGGCCTCCGTGGCCGAGCTGGAGGTCACCCCCGCCGAGATCGAGGCGGCCTTCGCCCAGGTTGACGAAGCGGACGCGGCGGCGCTCAAGCTGGCCGTGGAGCGGGTGGCCCGGTTTCACGAAAAACAGAAGCAGCAGACCTGGATCTCCACCGAGGAGCCGGACATCATGCTGGGGCAGAAGGTCACCCCCCTGGCGCGGGTCGGCATCTACGTTCCGGGCGGCAAGGCCAGTTATCCCAGCAGCGTGATCATGAACGCCGTGCCGGCCCGGGTGGCGGGCGTCGGCGAGATCATCATGGTGGCCCCCACGCCGGGGGGGCAGATCAACCCCCACGTGGTGGTGGCAGCCAAACTGGCCGGGGTGGACCGTATCTTCCGCCTGGGCGGGGCCCAGGCGGTGGCGGCCCTGGCCTACGGCACCGAAACCATCCCCAAGGTGGACAAGATCACCGGGCCGGGCAACATCTACGTGGCCACGGCCAAGAAGCTGGTCTTCGGCGCCGTGGGCATCGACATGATCGCCGGGCCGAGCGAGATCCTGGTCATCAGCGACGGCAGCGGCAACCCGGTCCACATCGCGGCGGACCTCCTCTCCCAGGCCGAACACGACGAACTGGCCTCCTCCATCCTCATCACCACCGACCGGGCCTTCGGCGAGCGGGTGGCGGCCGAGGTGGAGCGGCAGCTGGCCCAGCTCTCGCGGGAGGCCATCGCCCGCGCCTCGTGGGACAAGTACGGCGCCGTCATCGTGGCCGCAGACCTGGACGAGGTCATCGCCTTCTCCAACCGTATCGCGCCGGAGCATCTGGAACTGGCCGTAGCCGATCCCTTCGCCATCCTGTCCCGCATCACCAATGCCGGGGCCATCTTCATGGGGCACTGGACCCCCGAGGCGGCGGGCGACTACCTGGCCGGGCCGAACCACACCCTGCCCACCGGCGGCACGGCCCGTTTCTTCTCACCCCTGTCCGTGGACGACTTTGTGAAGAAATCCTCCATCGTCTATTTCTCCGAGGGAGGGCTGAAACGGCTGGGGAGCGACATCATGCGTATCGCCGGGCTGGAAGGGCTGGAGGCCCACGGCAAGTCGGTGGGCAAACGGCTGGCATAG
- a CDS encoding LrgB family protein codes for MPLFQAAFWSVLTIGLYALGKALYRRKSCMLSSPLFITPVLLILATLLFHVSYAQYIRGTHWLVALLGPATVAFAVPIYEQRALICRHWVLLVVGVVAGSATAVVSSWELSNLLGLNESLRLSLLPRSMSTPFAMAVSGDIGGAPGLTAVFVVLTGVLGAALGEGLINCLPLRSVFSRGALLGMGAHGAGTAKAHQIDQEVGAIAGLVMVLVGLFNVLATPVLVYCLGMVGK; via the coding sequence ATGCCATTGTTTCAGGCCGCGTTCTGGTCCGTGCTGACCATTGGGCTGTATGCCCTAGGCAAGGCCCTGTACCGGCGCAAGTCGTGCATGCTGTCGTCGCCGCTGTTCATCACTCCGGTGCTGCTCATCCTGGCGACGCTTCTGTTCCATGTCAGCTATGCCCAGTATATCCGGGGCACCCACTGGCTGGTCGCCTTGCTCGGACCGGCGACCGTCGCCTTTGCCGTGCCCATCTATGAACAGCGCGCTTTGATCTGCCGGCACTGGGTGCTGCTGGTGGTGGGCGTGGTGGCGGGGAGCGCAACGGCGGTGGTTTCCTCGTGGGAACTCTCCAACCTGCTCGGTCTGAATGAAAGTCTGCGCTTGAGCCTGCTGCCCCGCTCCATGAGCACGCCGTTCGCCATGGCCGTTTCCGGCGACATCGGCGGCGCGCCGGGGCTCACCGCGGTTTTCGTGGTGCTCACGGGGGTGTTGGGGGCGGCGCTGGGCGAGGGACTGATCAACTGCCTGCCGCTGCGCTCGGTCTTTTCGCGAGGCGCCCTCCTGGGGATGGGGGCTCACGGAGCCGGGACGGCAAAGGCGCATCAGATAGATCAGGAGGTCGGCGCCATCGCCGGTCTGGTCATGGTGCTCGTCGGGCTGTTCAACGTGCTGGCGACCCCCGTGCTGGTCTATTGTCTGGGGATGGTCGGCAAGTAG
- a CDS encoding methyl-accepting chemotaxis protein, producing MKSWADLRIGTKLLTGFMFLAVIAAIVNGISSLRLAEIKRMQQELSTQDIKPMKDIVELTEAFQKMRVAIRDTSLAQTPEALAKADAAGKESFKAANEALTAIAASSEKSKAPAEAMKDLITKVDTIYGKVGALMAAGKSAEADALLREPSSAQIVKDCTEQLKTLTATKISHGKRNTEAAIAITNSSLILSIVCAVAMLLIAVVFGSLITRSITGPVQALAKQAEKIAAGDLTVKIEHESRDEIGILAASFAKMTESLHDTLQRVSDTSAQVATASNQLQSASEQIATGAEEVSGQAQTVATASEELSATSGDIAQNCHAAAQGAEQATGAAQSGAAVVAQTVSVMTRIAGRVNSTAQSVSGLGARSDQIGAIVGTIEDIADQTNLLALNAAIEAARAGEQGRGFAVVADEVRALAERTTKATKEIDAMIKAIQTETKEAVSTMEEGVREVQQGTEEASKSGEAIQEILEQINAVTMQVSQIATAAEEQSATTSEITNNIHQISEVVQQTAQSSQESADAAGQLAKLSDDLRSLVNQFRLA from the coding sequence ATGAAATCGTGGGCTGATCTGAGGATAGGGACAAAACTGTTAACCGGCTTTATGTTTTTGGCGGTCATCGCCGCTATTGTCAATGGCATAAGCTCGCTCCGCCTGGCGGAAATCAAGAGGATGCAGCAGGAACTGTCCACGCAGGATATTAAGCCGATGAAGGATATTGTGGAGCTTACCGAGGCATTCCAGAAGATGCGGGTGGCTATCCGCGATACCTCCCTGGCGCAGACGCCGGAGGCTTTGGCAAAGGCCGACGCTGCCGGGAAGGAAAGTTTCAAGGCTGCTAACGAAGCATTGACCGCCATTGCCGCCAGTTCCGAGAAGTCCAAAGCCCCGGCGGAAGCAATGAAGGATCTCATTACCAAGGTCGATACCATTTACGGCAAGGTCGGCGCCCTGATGGCTGCGGGCAAGAGCGCCGAGGCCGACGCCCTTCTCAGGGAGCCCAGCTCCGCCCAGATAGTCAAGGACTGCACTGAGCAGCTCAAGACGTTGACCGCCACCAAGATCAGCCATGGCAAGAGGAACACCGAGGCCGCCATAGCCATCACGAATTCATCGCTGATTCTGTCCATCGTCTGCGCGGTGGCCATGCTGCTGATCGCCGTCGTATTCGGTTCTCTGATCACCCGCTCCATAACAGGGCCGGTCCAGGCTCTGGCGAAGCAGGCGGAAAAGATCGCCGCCGGCGACCTGACGGTGAAGATCGAGCACGAGTCCCGGGATGAAATCGGCATATTGGCCGCCTCCTTTGCCAAGATGACCGAGAGTCTGCACGACACCCTCCAGAGGGTCAGCGACACCTCGGCTCAGGTGGCGACCGCGTCGAACCAGCTCCAGTCGGCATCGGAACAGATCGCCACCGGGGCGGAAGAGGTTTCCGGCCAGGCCCAGACCGTGGCGACCGCCAGCGAGGAGTTGTCGGCCACATCCGGCGATATCGCCCAGAACTGCCACGCTGCGGCCCAGGGTGCCGAGCAGGCGACCGGCGCCGCCCAGAGCGGCGCTGCGGTGGTGGCGCAGACGGTCAGCGTCATGACCCGCATCGCCGGGCGGGTCAACTCCACCGCCCAGAGTGTCAGCGGGCTCGGAGCCCGGTCGGATCAGATCGGCGCCATCGTCGGCACCATCGAGGACATCGCCGACCAGACCAACCTGTTGGCCCTGAACGCGGCCATCGAGGCGGCCCGTGCCGGGGAGCAGGGACGCGGTTTTGCCGTCGTCGCCGATGAGGTCAGGGCCCTGGCCGAACGCACCACCAAGGCGACCAAAGAGATCGACGCCATGATCAAGGCGATCCAGACGGAAACCAAAGAGGCGGTTTCAACCATGGAGGAGGGGGTGAGAGAGGTTCAACAGGGGACGGAAGAGGCGTCGAAATCAGGCGAGGCCATTCAGGAAATCCTGGAACAGATCAACGCCGTCACCATGCAGGTAAGCCAGATCGCCACGGCGGCCGAAGAACAGTCGGCGACCACCAGCGAGATCACCAACAATATCCACCAGATCTCCGAAGTGGTCCAGCAGACGGCCCAGAGTTCCCAGGAATCCGCCGATGCGGCCGGGCAACTCGCCAAGCTGTCGGATGATCTCCGTTCCCTGGTCAACCAGTTCAGGTTGGCATAG
- a CDS encoding CidA/LrgA family protein, which produces MTIYQRMSFWLRRFRLSRPFQALLILLFWALGEAIVRITGIAIPGAIVGLLIMLALLVGKRLRVRTVRRGAEWYLAEMLLFFVPAVLAVLDHPEFLGLLGVKILAVIVLGTLTVMTVTAGAIDLCYRLGKEDVDVAK; this is translated from the coding sequence ATGACCATCTATCAACGCATGAGCTTCTGGCTGCGGCGCTTCCGTTTGAGCCGTCCGTTTCAGGCCCTGCTTATCCTGCTGTTCTGGGCACTGGGGGAAGCCATCGTACGCATCACCGGCATTGCGATTCCCGGCGCGATTGTCGGGTTGCTGATCATGCTGGCCCTGCTGGTCGGCAAACGGCTCCGGGTCCGGACGGTGCGCCGGGGGGCCGAGTGGTATCTTGCCGAGATGCTGCTGTTCTTTGTCCCGGCGGTATTGGCTGTTTTGGACCACCCGGAATTTCTCGGGCTGCTGGGGGTGAAGATCCTCGCGGTGATCGTGCTGGGGACGCTTACCGTCATGACGGTTACGGCGGGGGCCATCGACCTCTGTTATCGGTTGGGAAAAGAGGATGTGGATGTTGCAAAGTAA